CTttgacttgtgtgtgtgagtgcgatgGCAAAAGTGAACGTGCTGTAATCGAATCCGAGGCGGCCAGGAGGCGCACAGGTAACCGGAGCCAGAATGGACGCAGACGCACTAAGATGCTACCAAAACGTGCCTTTCAGACAGGGCGACAAATAGGAAACAAAGGAAACACAGAGGGTGCGCGAATTGCAACAAGAACCGCATCACAGGGCATATGAACGCTGAAACTACACAAATGTGCGGGTTATGTTTGAGGTAATGCGGAGAAAGAAAAGAGGCAATATTCATCACTGAAATAGGAGCTTTTAAACATTGGTGCCTATTTGGGTTGCTAGCAAGCTGATTAAAGTGAGTGTGGTTACAAAACGAAGCAACAGATCACGTGGAGGACATGGGCTCCCATGTAGAGAGCGTTTtcccagtttgttttgtttatgttttaacaggcaTCTCGcgctgtcttctggctgtttgcAGTGCCAATCAGCACACTGCTATAATCACATTGGTTCCCAGATCGGCAAAGGGGGTGTGTGATGCTGTTCCAATTCCCCGGCTGTTCCCACATGTAcgcggggaggggtggggaggtgtagagaaggggagggggtgtcgTTTTGACTTTCTGTGGGGCGGAGAACAGATGCTGTCATCGAGGGTGGCTATTAAATGTCACCCTCCATTACTTCAACCTCTGAATATTTTGAAGTATCGGATGAGGATGGAACACGTTGGATGGATTTTATTAATCTCcctatacatatgtatatgctgtatataatgggtgtgtgtgcgagtgagagaaagagagataatatgtgtatgtgcttgtctgtgtgtgtgtgtgtgtgagagtgagagtgagagagaaagcaagagagtgtgtgtgtatgtgtgtgagagagtgaaagcgagagagtgtgtgtgcatatgtgtgtgtgagagagtgtttctgtgtgtgtgtttgtgtgtgtgtgtgtgtgtgtgaaagagagagagagtataattaatacatttgcatttccTGGCCTAGCTGCTAATACGCTGACAGTAGCCACGCCATGAATAAGAGCTGGAGAGGGCTTCACAGtgagggtctctctctctctctttctctctctctctctccccctctctctctctctcccccccccctctctctctctctctctctctctggcaggaAAGGGGGTTCAGATGCAGAGGGATGTGCAGTGCTGCATGCAGTACTCCCAGGGCAAGGTCCGTGCCAAAGACGTGCTGAGGTTCGAGGTGCAGACAGAGGGACCGGACTGCAGCATACAAGCCCTCATGCAAGTATTCCAGGCATCCTGGAGCGGTGATGGAGCTGGAAAAGCATGCAACATGCCGCCTTCTGTGCAGACCTAGCTAAAGGTCAACTGGAAATATTTCAGATTCTTAGATTGCTGGCTGGGAGTTAAAGGAATCCTACCCAGTTGATTCCAGGCACTAAACCAAAGCTTGTGCACATTTACTGCAGGAAATAAGCAACTCGCTATAGCCCTCTTTAACTTTAACACACGAGCCAGGATGAAGCTGCTCTACCTGGTccaccagcttccagctgtttcaaaacctagcttgagctggtcaaaccggtTGAGTATGGACCTGGTCtaactggtgaaccagctaccagctgtttcaaaacatagcttgagctggtaaaaccatgttgagtattgagctggtctaaccgatcaaccagctaccagctatttcaaaacatagcttgagctggtcaaaccatgttcagtatGGTGCTGGTCTAACccatcaaccagctaccagctatttcaaaacatagcttgagctggtcaaaccatgttcagtatGGTGCTGGTCTAACccatcaaccagctaccagctatttcaaaacatagcttgagctggtcaaaccatgttcagtatGGTGCTGGTCTAACccatcaaccagctaccagctatttcaaaacatagcttgagctggtcaaaccatgttcagtatGGAACTGGTGTAAccgatcaaccagctaccagctatttcaaaacatagcttgagctggtcaaaccatgttcagtatggagctggtctaaccggTGAACCAGCtacccgctgtttcaaaaccaagcttcagctgtttctttcagcagggtgtgctgtgagTCTCGCTGACCGTGCTGTAACCCCTCTGGCCCCTCCAGACTGTACACCAAGCGGGCGGTGAAGTGTGCTGATCCCAGGGACCGGAAGGTGAAGAGGCTACTGCGGAAGCTGACTCAGAGGCAGAGGACCAAGGCGCACACCATGTGGCTCCACGCTAACGGGAACCTGCCCGCCATGGCTGAGGTAGTCGACAGCCACGCACACCGCCCCGCCAGGGTTAAAGAAAACTGGCCAATGGAGGGGAAAGAGGATGGCAATTCTAACCAATAATGTGGCATTTCTAAACTTCCCGCCTTGTGTTACCCTGGTTAGTTGGATCAGTTGTTCAACTGGATGTCTCCTCGATGCAGGATGACAACACGAGAGTTCTTTACAGAGGGCAGAGTCCTCTTTATGGCTCCAGTGCAGAGGGTTGTGGATTGCACTTCATACTAAACGCGTGCACCCTTGCGTCGTGTTTTTCAGCTTGAAGTGATCAAATTGATGAGTGTTGTCATGAGTGGCATCTCAAGATCCCGCTGATCTTGGGCTACTGGCTGATTTCGTGGTAATAGAGTGCTGTATATCACAAATATATGaaaaccacacagacagacacacacacacgttgtgAACTGACCACCACATTTAGACTGTTATGATGTTCACATGTTCGATAATTTATATTTGAATGCTAAAATATGACTGTTCTTATATCTGACCTTTGCTGCCCATCATATTTAGACTGTTATGATGTTCACATGTTCGATAATTTATATTTGAATGCTAAACGAAGACTGTTCTTATATCAGACCTTTGCTGACCACAATGTTTAGACTGTTATGATGTTCACATGTTCGATAATTTATATTTGAATGCCAAACGATGACTGTTCTTATATCAGACATTTGCTGCCCATCATATTTAGACTGTTACGATGTTCACATGTTCGATAATTTATATTTGAATGCTAAACGATGACTGTTCTTATATCGGACCTTTTGTGATTTTGTTCCATGGCAAATATGTATCATAATTGTTATGGTTGTTCATGAATGTTGATCACAGTAATATAGCTGTTGTTATTGCGCTATTATCAGTGTTATGCAGAAAATATACTACATAAGCACTCACTGGCTGTAGTTTTTAACATGTGTTATGCTGAACCCAAATAATTTTATGTTGAGGCATCTTATATGTgctaatatacagtaatatatgCACCAGTACTTTTGTTGTGTAACTCTAAATATTTCCTCCCTTTGAAAtatttccctccctttctctgtcaTTGCCATTACCCCCAGACGTATGTAGAGATTCAGCTTCCACTACCAATATTGTATACTGTTAATTAGGTTTTCATATGTACAGTAGTAACACATAGGCTGCCACAGTCTCAAATAATAACTGACTATACCAAAGTACTTTGCTGGTGatgctttattttgtttgagGAAGCAGTTTCACTGTCCGTAGCAGTCATTTGAATTTGCAGCATGTTAAGGATAATAGGCTCATTCTTGCCAGACATAGAATGCAATGGAAATTAATGTAGGCTGAAACCAGACCTAAGCATTCATTCAaaccatttataaataaattaatctttgaaaaaaaaaaaaaagcattgagTATTCCTTTTAAATGATGTATATCACGCTGTGCAAAACCAGTCATAGCCCCGTTTTTTTTATGAGATCAAACAAAAAAGTCAACAGTGTAATAAAATGGACTTTATTACTTAAAGGTGCTACATCTTCAGTCTTGTTGGTTTTCACCGTGCCACTCAGCAGTTCTGCTTGCCTGTTGGGAGTGCTCCTCAGTCAAGCATTTCATTAGGCTGACCTTTCCAACCACTCCAGGGAGCTGAGGCTTTGCTCAGACACATTGTCAGTGTTTtggaaaatcaaaacaaaatggctgaaatatgAGCGTTGAAGGGGACCAAGCTCATCATCCTCATCCCCTGCTCCTCTTTGCTACTCGTCACATAAAACCATTGGtttaactattttatttattttcttaatatcattttaatatttgcagAAGAATCACCCCTAGCTTCAAAAACATTTGAGGTATAATCAGGGCGATGCTCCTATGAAATTCTTCATCTGCTGGTGCCAAGGTCAGATTTAAATGCCTTTCATGATGTTCCAGTTTTTTCtaacaataaattaaaaagaataaaCTATCTCTCGGGTGAACAGAATGATATGTCTTTGGGGTGAGAGTGTGCTAGGCATAAATAATGTATCAATGGGACTCTTACCTCTCATATACTTCACTAATATGTTTAATCCATCTTAGGCATTCTGAAAGTCCAGTGAGAGATGTAGAGCCATGAACAATATGCAATACACGTAGATGGTCTTTTTTTCATAACGTTATTTACGACTTTGAAATTAAACCGTGTCCTGAGATAACATCTGCTTTGGTCATATTGCTCTGATTTTAAGATCCAAAAACCGCACAAAAGCCCAGAGCCAACGAATGCACTGCAGAAGGTACCTACACTGGTGCTGTTCTGTCTCAACAAAATAGCAAAAACCAATCCCTGCATCAGTCATCTGAAGGTGTCAGAGGCCGAGTGCCAAGGTGTAACCCAATTCATCTCAACACCATAAGCAGTGTGAAAGTAGGTGGTGATGAAGGTAAGACGTCAGAGGCCAATAACTTTATGTGCTGAAATCTATTACCAAGTGAGTCTGCCGCGAAGATCACAGGCAAGCATCCACCATTACCGAGTCTACCGCAAAGATCACAGGCAGCCGTTCAGACagtgtatttcattaaataatattatatgcAGATTATTGATGACCTTTCATCTCTTTGCCAAGCAGTTGCCGTTGTGTAACAGAAGCGCTTTGATTTCACAGACGCGTTGTCTTAGGCAGTTCCTGCTCCATAAATCATAGGGTCTCCTGCATTCCATATGACCCTGCCTTTGTATCAAAAGAACATAAAAGGATTATGGGAAAAAGAACATTCCACCCATCTTGGCTGACTTTTCTGTCCAAAGACATTTTTTGTCATGTATCTTTTGCTTGCATTGTAATTCATCTCATTGAACAGCTAGGACtggaaatgcaaatgtttaattatacacatgctctctctctctctctccctagctctctctcacacacacacaaacatactctctatctctctcgctctctctctctcacacacacacacacacacttattcatTCTGACAATATGAAATCTGTTAAATGTTTCTGGATGGCTTTAATCATAACCAACATCAGGTTAATGGAACTAACACATTTAATGTAGTTGAGTGATGTactttgacatttttctctgtCAAAGTACCTGGAACTTGAAAAATGAGCACTGCATTACAGACACTTTATTCATGAGCTCCAGAACGGAGCCACACAAAGCAAGAGGCCTCGCCATTTGGTGCTACGTTGAATAAACACCCAGGCGGCGTCCTCCCCTATTAGCCACCGGCCCCATGCTGATCCTGTTTACTTGGCCTGGGTAGATTCTGTTTCAAGTGGAGGTGCTAAACACCTTCACCCTGAGATAAAAGATGATTAATGCTCTCTGCCCCCTTTGAGCGAGCACAACTTAAGGCACCCAAAGCCGCTTAAGCAGTTAATTAGGCGGAGGTTAGCACACATCTCCGCTGGGATCCTCCGGCAGAAACAGGAGGGTTGCCGGGCCGAGGTGAAAACTTGATACCCTGAAGACCGCCTTTGATGTGGGCCCCCCCACCTTAAATACCGTCTTGAAGGCACTCCTCAGTGGAAATTTGATTAGTTCTTTCTTTTCGTCTTTGGAGCATCACCCAGCCACATTCGTGACTGTTGCATGAGTTGTGCCGGGGCCACGTATAAATATCTCTCTCAGAGGAAGGAAGGGCACTCTGGATCTTGCTAGAGCCCGGCGAGGAAGGTGACACAGGGATGTTTGCCATGGATGTGCTGAAGACGTGTGCGCTCCTTATTGTGTTTGTCCTCCGTCCAGTCTGTAAGTACAGTGTGCTTTTCTCTACCTACCATTCCTTCTGACAACAGTTCAAGGTTACCGGTCCACGGCTAATGTGTAGATGACAGGTGTGATTATCAGCAAAGGTCTGACAGTGATTTCGACCTTCAACAACAATTGTACGTGTGGAAACCCGTTTCTCAGTATAAATGTTAACAATATGTGAGTTAAGACATAACAAGCATGGCcaaatattttctctctctctcctctctttttaCGTCttgttttaactttaaaaagCCTGGCCCGGGACAGGGGTTGCAAATTAGCCACGGCTAGAAACCTGTATGCATGGCATctactgtattttatatataaagcaatgttgtatgtatttgtcctgttaaataaacaaattaagaaTAAGATTCATTCCGATTATCTGAAGAGCAAAAAACTTGTAGCACCCTGTATAGTGTAAACAATGAAGAAGTTCAAATTCCAGTGAAAACCTTCCCCGAAACACACTTTGTAACAGGTAGGGCTTTAAAAAGGCCGTACAGATTTTGAGATAATTTTGATTGGCATGTCACATTCTGTTAGGTTTATACAGGAATGCAGAGGTAGCAgttgaaaaaaaactttgacgTATGTTTCAGTGCCAGTATTGGCTGGGGCTGTGGAATCACTGTCATTTGAAGCATCTTGTGAAAGTGTTGACGTGTGTTTTCAGCGACTGCCGTGTTGGTCAAGGGTACAGCCCACAGAAACCTGTTCTCGGAAAGGAGTTGCTGCAGGAGACAAAGCCACTTCATTTATGTTGGGCAAGGTAAAGATCTCTCGACCGTAAAGGTGTAACATTCTTCAACTGAAGAGAGCAAGTTGCCTCTGTTGAAAAGATATTGTCTGACTGTGAAATGTCCTCAATCTATTTATTACACTCTGTAAAACACCATGCTCACACCAATTTCATCATTTCAGAACAATAATGCCTATTGCCATAAGTTGTTTCATTCTCCAGGGATACGGTTGGCTTTATGTTTATGATTTATGTTTAgtttaccctgctgaaaaaaagctcaagcttgaaacagctggtagctggtcgagccgttagaccagctccatactcaacatggtatgaccagctcaagctatgttttgaaacagtcggtagctggtatttcaagctggtcactgtgatgtctttgtttttattcagataTCTCTGGTAGTCCAGTCAGTGTGGACGTTGGTGTGTGCAGGCCCACCTGTGGCGGAGGTCAGAGGACACCCAATTCACATGGACTGCCAGGATATTCAAAACACTCGTCCATGCTGGACTACCTCAGGAGCAAAAAGGTAAACACATGCTACTGCCAATCACCATACCTACCACTCGGGGGCGCCACTTAATCCCCACATTACACTGCAGTATATGCATTGCATTGATTTGGGACGTACTCCTTTTGATTATAGAAACTGAAAAATACTGAATAACAAATGCCTTATCCTATCGTGCTAATGTTATCGAATCCTACCAAGTGTCTAGGTACTCCTACATGTTTTTGAATAGGCTAACTGTAGATTTGGCTCAATATAGATCATAATGTTACCACCagaatataaaacaatacataTCGTTAATATTATTATCTAAAGATTGCAGCACATCTGGAGAGATTAACATGTTCTAAGAACTAAGAAAGATTTAAATACGCTATATTTTAAACCACTCTATTCCCACTTCAAGTTGCGCGACCGTGCTTCTCCTGACGCCGTGGGTATGGGTAACGTGCCCTCCTGCGGCAAATCTTCGACCTGTGAGCCGACCGGAGTACGTGTGGAGCGGGTGCTTCTGATGGAAGGTCTACGAGAAGTAGAGGTCATTGACGAGTGTCACTGCGAACTCAAACTGGAGCAATGCGTTCGCATGCCCGCCCTGAAGACCTACTTATTTGAGACACCGTACGAGACTGTCGTCGACGTGGGGAAGTGTTCTAGTTCGACGGAGTTTCCAGGTTTGTATAGCCAAATgtaacacacagaaacacaacatgaaaaaacGTCTGATAATTCGTTTCGTTTTAAACTTTAAAGTTAATACAAGATGGCCGCCTAATAACGGATCTAGGATACTTTTCGTAACGCATAGTGTAAACTAGGGTTGTGTAAACTAATGATCTTCATGGCCTACCGCTGAAGTGCATATTTCAACATGATGATCATTTGGCTACAGTCTGAGAACCATCGATTTAAACAGTATATTAACAACAGGCCTGTATATTAACAagaaaatgaattcattaattaaaaaagttgAAAGCtattaaatgtgttattgtCTTTAGAAGGGACGCTGCAAACaggaatatgttttttattattcttatatTGTATTTCATGTAAACAACACCACTGAATTGTATGAAGTTCAGTGCAATGATTTACAGTGCATTTGTAGCTAAGCACTTATATTCTGAGCACACTTTAAACTTTGCTTCTATGTCATGTTACGATAAATAAGTCACATAGCTGATCTCAGTGATGTGTAGCCTACATAGTTATTTCAAGCATTATAGTGCAATGCAACCAGAATCCTAGTGTTGCtcatattttatctttttttttttgttttgttttttgttctggcAGAGGGTTTCTCCTGCGTCCCTGTTAAATTTGACTCAGCTCTGGTGGAGACTCCTGATAAACTTGAGCTGATTCGGACACTGAGTGCTTGTGAGCTGAGAGAAAGTTGCTACAGGGTACCGTACATCGAATATCATTATGAAGTTGTCCACAACTCTAATGGAGTAAAAGAAGAGAAGATTAAGGTAAGCCACGGTTTcctcaatacaaaacaaaaaaacaatattttaaagacatttctgGGGTGCAGACAAAAGACACTGTAAAAAAGGGGGCAGGAGGATATACCCAAATAGATTTCAGATATGTATTCACAGCACCAATacacatatttctgaaatatttgaaTCACTAtcacttaaaaatgttttaaacctaATTATCATGTGAGCGCACACGATTGGTGTATGCATTGGTTaattacaaaaacagcaatagATGTGCAGTCATTGTTCTATTTATGAATTacttaaatacatatttatatacaaaaGAGTTATCCATGCAATCATGCCGAGCTACTTGAAGTAAGTGAAAGCCAAAATGAGGCAGCGTGCGTAACCATAAATATCAGCCATAAATAGTCAAAAGTATTTAAAATTTTGGTTGCAAATCTCCCGGATAAAGGGACATTGTTCTGAAACCTTGGTTCTTTTGACTCATAGCTGGAATCATTCGGGAATATGACTATCACCACTTACATTATTccagaaataaaatacattatgaCCACTGGAAAAGGAAATCTGGTCCATTAAGCAGTCAGTCCCAAAGTCCCAAAatgccatttgtgtgtgt
The sequence above is a segment of the Conger conger chromosome 4, fConCon1.1, whole genome shotgun sequence genome. Coding sequences within it:
- the ccl44 gene encoding chemokine (C-C motif) ligand 44, with protein sequence MLLRVVVAVSLAVFLTGYLEGKGVQMQRDVQCCMQYSQGKVRAKDVLRFEVQTEGPDCSIQALILYTKRAVKCADPRDRKVKRLLRKLTQRQRTKAHTMWLHANGNLPAMAEVVDSHAHRPARVKENWPMEGKEDGNSNQ
- the pnhd gene encoding uncharacterized protein pnhd — translated: MFAMDVLKTCALLIVFVLRPVSTAVLVKGTAHRNLFSERSCCRRQSHFIYVGQDISGSPVSVDVGVCRPTCGGGQRTPNSHGLPGYSKHSSMLDYLRSKKLRDRASPDAVGMGNVPSCGKSSTCEPTGVRVERVLLMEGLREVEVIDECHCELKLEQCVRMPALKTYLFETPYETVVDVGKCSSSTEFPEGFSCVPVKFDSALVETPDKLELIRTLSACELRESCYRVPYIEYHYEVVHNSNGVKEEKIKEIDIGRCLGSCGPGNRCLLRSTTDPDQCLMWEEGASSSCVPVGYQSHVFRSRLGHIRNILSISSCQCQK